Part of the Gracilimonas sp. genome is shown below.
GATTTCATACTTATCTGAGTAGGTTTCCACTTCTTTTCTGAATTTTTCAGCCCGGGTGCGGAGATGATCAGGCACAAGCTGCAGGTTTAAAACGGCAACCTTTCGGATGGTTCCATCTTCTGCTTCCACTTCTTTAATCTCGGTTTGTTCAGCTACCTCTTTAGCGTATTGGAGAGAATCCATGTCTTCCGGGATGTCAACCTGTCCGGCTAAAACGGGCTCCTGCATTACTTCTTTCTCTGTTTCATCAGGCAGTTCCGATTCGGTGCCTTTACTGCTAATTAAATCCAGTACCGTATTTTCTATAGTAATGAGCAGGCTGTCTTCGGTGTCGTTTTCATCAGCCAACACTTCGATAGTGCCCTCACCGTCCTCAAAATCTACGTCCCATCGAACTTTGCCTCCGTTTTGGTATTCAATCCAGTTGGTCTTGGTTCGCTCTTTAAAATCTCCCCATTGCCGTAACATATCATCCCGGAAGCTGTTGAATTCCATTTCATGCTGAAACACAAAAGCTTCATAATCGGCGATGTTTTGGTGTAGCGCAGAATCCTGGGCAGCCTGAATTTGATCAAGTTGCTGCTGCCGTTGCTGCCGGTATTCTTCCCAGGTGAGTGATGCATCTTGTGCTGTGATGTGTGTCGATGAAAAGAAAAGAATGACCAGTCCAAAAAATAGTGAAGTCTTCATAAGTACCCCAAATGTGCTTTAGCCTAATTAATTGGTGAAATTGTCCCCGTGGTTTGTATCCCAAAAGTACAACCTGCAGAGCAAAAGCCAAATACCGATTTTTTGATGCAAAATTTCTGTGTAATGGCTTATGATTTAGGAAGCGAAATGATTTCCGGTATGCAAGCGAGTCGTTCACGGCATCGCGTTAAATAAAAATCGCGTTTAGTTAAAAAGTATTTCACCTAAATTTTCTGTAATCAGATAAAACAATTTAAATTGGCTCTTCGTCTTTTTTTATGAAACTTTGTTAGAAGGGTTGCTTAAAGGTAAAGGAATGTCTAACTCTAACTACCAATTTTAAACAAACAGGACGCTACACTATGAAGAAAATACTACTGTTCTTAAGCTTGATTGTTCTGGTTCCGGCATGGGCGAATGCTCAAAAAGGAGACAAGGACAAAAAAGAAGAAGACAAATTCACGGAACTAACCAAAGATGCCGAACATATTGAGGGTTTCTTTGATCTGTATAAAACAGATGATGCTCTGTACCTGACTGTTACTGAAGAGCAGCTAAATAATGACTTTCTCATGAATTTTGAAATTGAGCAAGGTATTGGTTCATCCGGATTATATGGCGGAACCATGCTGAGCGTGTTTGAGGGGTTACTTGTACGACTTGAAAAGCAGGAAGGAAAGTTGATGCTTGTTCAAAAACCACACCGTTATGTGGCTGAAGAAGGTACACCGGAAGCAGTATCGGTAGAATTGGGATATGGGAATTCAATTCTGGAAACCGCCAAGGTTGAAACAACCAATGATGACGGCGTAATGCTGGTAAATGTGTATGACTGGTTTGTAGGCGACCTTTCCAATATTGGACAGCGGGTGAGCTTTGTGGTTTCTTCACGACCGGGGCAGCCGGGACGTGCTTCTTTTGATAAATCGAGAAGCTACCTGAAAGCGGTTAAGTCATTCCCGATGAATACAAATGTGACCGCTCAGCTTACATTCAATAACAGCGAACTGGGAGGTCCGAGAACCGTAGCCGACAGCCGATATATCCCGGTATCCATTCATTATACCATGGCGGAACTTCCTGAAGAGCCCATGAGTCCGCGTATGGCCGATGACCGTACCGGTTTTTTTATGACGGTACATAAGGACTTTACCGACGATGACGATGATACTTTCTTCAAGCGATATGTGAACAAATGGAGACTGGAATGTGACGGAGCTCCCGGAGCAGACGGACTTTGCGATCCGGTTGAGCCCATCACCTACTATATCGACCACACAGTACCTGAAGCCTACCGGGAAGCTATGATGGAAGGGGTGGAAGAATGGTCGAAGGCATTTGAAGCTGCCGGTTTCCGAGATGCGGTTCAGGCCGAAATGTTGCCTGAAGGTGTTGAGCCGGAAGATATCCGCTATGCAACCCTGAGATGGAACGTGTCGGACCAGCCGGGGTACGGAGCCATTGGCCCTTCTGTGGTTGACCCAAGAACAGGAGAAATCCTGGATGCGGATATACTTTTTGAAGCCAACATGATTCTGGGCGACAAAGAAGAGTACCGCGAAATGGTAGAACCGAGAGCAGCCATTGATGAAATTTACAATGTGAGTGCTGAAGAAGTGGCGATGTCGAGCCGTTCAGAGATGAAGTCGTTTTACACGGAAATGGCCATGCAGCTTGATATGGTTAAAGGACTGCTGGTAGCCAGAGGACAAATTGCTTCCAACGACCCTGTTCCCAAGGAATTCACCGATCAGGCACTGCGATGGGTAACCATGCACGAAGTGGGGCATACGCTTGGCCTTCGTCACAATTTCCGCTCTTCCGTAGATACTCCTCTTGACAAACTATATGACACCGAATGGACTGAGGAAAATGGAGTTTTCAGTTCAACGATGGATTATCCAACGGTAAACTTGTCGCCACAGGGAGAAGACAATGATGGACATTACTATAACACCAGTGTAGGTTCTTATGACCGATGGGTAATCAGTTACGGGTACACGCCGGATGATGAGAAAGCAGCGGAAATTGCCCGAATGGCAGCTCAGCCGGGTCATGCCTACGGTACCGATGAAGATGCCCGTGGTTCAGGTGCAATAGATCCACATGTCAATGTTTATGATCTTGGAGCTGACCCACTTGCATGGGGTAAAGGACGTGCTGCCCTGCTGAGAGACCTTATTCCGGAAGTTCCGGAGATTGCGCTGGCAGACAACATGCCTTATTACGAGGCAACCGATTTGTTCAACACGTACTTCTTCCAGTATGTGAGAGCATTGGGCCCGACGGTGAAATATATTGGGGGCCAATACCAGTACAGAGACCATGTTGGAGATCCTGATGCGCGGATGCCATTTGTACAAATTCCACTGGAAAAACAGCAGGAAGCACTTGATATGATTATCGAGTATGCCTTAGCTGAAGATGCGTTTGAACTTCCTCAGGAAGTATATCAGCAATTTGGAGCTGATCGATGGAGCCATTGGGGTAACTCAAACACCTATGGCGGCCGTATCGACTATCCGTTGCATCAATATTTGTTGGGAGTGCAATCAAGCCTGCTTGAAGCGCTGCTTGATGGAACACGCCTGGCCCGAATTCGGGATACCGAAGTTAAATTTGGGGAAGAAAACACGATCACTATCCCTGAGCTTATGGGAACCATCACCAACGCCGTTTGGAGTGAAGTATGGGCGGCTCCGGGATCAAACATCAGCAGTAACCGCCGTGATGTACAGCGTGCATATCTGGACCTGATGATTGAGATTGTTACAGATGCTCCGTCCGATATGCCGGCAGATGCACGTTCGGTAGCCCGGGCACAATTGTCGGATCTTAACAACCGAATTACCCGGCGATTGACACCACCTTACAGCTTCGATGCTTATACCGAAGCGCATCTGCGTGAAGTGAAGGCACGGGTAGATAAAGCACTGGATGCAGGCTTAAGCCTTGAAAACTGATAGTTAGAAAGGCAACAGCTTAGTACTTCTGAATTTGGCTCCGATGCTCAGCGTCGGAGCTTTTTTTATGTGCAAAAAAAAATACTTCTATCCATTATACCCAACTGAAAGAACCGTGATATCATCCGACTGATCGGCTTTGCCCATAAACTTCAGCACATCCACAATCAGGCTGCGCACCAGTTTATTGATGTTATCTTTGCTATGCTTTTCCAGAAAGGCTTCAAGGCGGGGTTCTTCATACATGGAGCCATCTACAGCCGTTGCTTCTGTAACGCCATCTGTGAAGAGGAGAATTTTTTCACCCGGTTCGAGCGTAAATTCTTTCGTCTCAAAATTGAAGGGTTCAATTTTACCAAGCAGAATTCCTTCCGTAGTTTCAACCTCTTCAATCGTCCCGTCATTTCGGACGATGTAAGGTAGGTTATGCCCGCCATTGCAATATTGCACCTTGCCGGTTCGAACATCCATCACCCCATAAAAAGCGGTAACAAAAGTGGTGAGATCACTTTCCGGGATCAGCATGGTATTAACTGTTGAAAGACAAAGGGCAGGGTCCTGAATCTGTGAGGCAATCGCTTTGATGGTTGTCCGGGAAACCGCCATATATAAAGAGGCCGGAACTCCTTTGCCGGAAACGTCGGCACATACAAAGCCCAGGTGGTGTTCATCCAGCATAAAGAAATCATAAAAATCACCACCTACCTGTTTGGCGGTGTACATCTCTGCGTAAATGCTAAACTCTGAGCGGTCAGGGAAGGGAGGGAACTCCTGGGGCAGCATCTTCTGCTGAATACGAGCCGCTGTTTCCAGGTCGGTTTGTACGGCTTCCAGCGTTTTTTTGTGTTGAATGCCATCCTGAATGAGTTGTATTTCTTTCAGCGTTTTTTCGATAGTGGCATTCAGGTCGGTGAAGTCGATGGGCTTGGTTACAAAATCAAAAGCACCCCGGTTCATCGCGGTGCGGATGTTATCCATATCTCCATAGGCGGAAACAATCACGGTTTTGAACGTGGGGTTTTCGAGTTTCTGCGTCTCCGTCAGAAAAGTGAGCCCGTCCATCCGGGGCATATTGATATCAGATAAAACCAGGGAAATGTTATGCGATTCGCTGAGCATTTCGAGGGCTTCTTCTCCGTTTTCGGCAAAGAAAAATTCGTATTCATCCTCTTTTATTTGTTTGCGGAACCGTTGCAAAATTAACATTTGCAGATCCGGTTCATCATCAACCACTAATATTCTGTGCTTTTCCATAACCCTAGGTTAAATTAAACGTCTATTGGTGAATCAATTGGTTGATTTCTTCTCTGAGTTCTTCAAAATCGATGGGCTTGGTAAAAAATGCCTTTGCGCCCGATTCCATGGCTTTGTCGTAATTATGCTGGTCGCCATAGGCAGATATCATGCTTACTTTTATTTGCGGGAAATCAGTTTTCACCTTTTCCAGCAGCTCCAGTCCCGACATACCCGGCATGTTGATATCAGAAAATATATACACAACCTCGGGGGGGTGATTACTTCTCAAAATCTCGATGGCTTCATCGCCGGAAAAGGCAAATTCCAGTTCCAGGGCATTGCTCCGTATTTCTTTTCTGAATTTTTGACGAAACAGCATTTCAACGTCTTTTTCATCATCCACCACTAAAAATTTCATGGGTTCGCTCATTATTCTATTTGTTTAGGTTGATCGTAAATATTGTGCCCTTACCTTTTTCAGAATCTACCTGAATGGTGCCACCGTGTGCTTTGATGATATCATTGGTAATGCTGAGTCCGAGTCCGGTACCTTCCGTTCCTTTCTTTGTAGTGAAGAAAGGCTGCATAATTTTGTCTCTCATGTCGTCCGGTATTCCCGGCCCGTTATCTTCAATTTGAAGTAAAACGTTTCCATTTTCTGATGAAGTCCTCACCGTAAGCTTGGCTTTGTATTCTTTAGAATTTGTTGCTTGGTCTTTGGACTTCAGCTTTTCCCTCATCGCATCAAAAGCATTGTTGCACAGGTTTACGATTACGCGACTGAAGTCTTCGGCTATTAATGGGATTGGATCTATACTTTCATCCAGGTCAAATATGATGTCAGAATTGATGGGCTCCTTGCCGGCTCTCATACCGTGGAAAGTCAGGTTCACATACTCTCTGACTACCGTATTTATCTGGGTCGGCTCTTTTCTGCCGCTGCCTCCACGCGAGTGCTGCAACATCGATTTCACGATAGAATCAGCCCTTTGTCCGTGCTCATGAATTTTATTGAGGTTCGCTTCAATGTCGGCTAACAGATCCTTTAAGTCAGTATTATCACCGGCCAGCTCACGAGCTTCCTCCAGCAGTTCCACATTCAAGTCAGAAAAGTTATTCACGAAATTCAGCGGATTCTTAATCTCATGGGCAATACCGGCAGTAAGCTGTCCAAGTGAAGCCAGTTTTTCCTGCTGTATGAGCTGTTGCTGCATGTCTTTTAACTCACTCAAGGTTGCATTCAGTTTTCGATAGGCTGAAGCATTGTCGAGGGCAATGGCAGCATAAGTGGCCAGGTTTCTCAACAGGTTCACATGATAAGCGGTGTACGCATCTTTCTTGAAGCTTTGAGTGGTGATAACACCTATCACCCGGTCTTGCTGAACCAGCGGCAGGTAGAGTATAGACTTCGACTCTTCCCCTTCAATAGGCGCCTGATAGGTTTTAACATACTTGGTATGCTCGTTGGCGTAATCCCCGACAATAATTTCCTCTTTGTTCTTGAAGCAGAAAACCGCCAGGCGGTCTTCTTCGTCCAGGTTGTTTACAAAAGGAGATAACATCTTTCCCTTTTCCTTGGTAGCCGGGAACTCGAGTCGGTTTTTTTCTTCATTATAAATTCCGACCCCAAAAATGGAAGCATCCATCAGGGCGTTCACATTCTCGTAAACGGTGTCAATGATTTTGTTTACCGAAAGAGTGGAGGTAATGGCCCGCCCGATCTGGCTCAGCTGCTCGGTATCCGACCGGCGCTTGTTTTCAGCCTCGGCCCGGAGCTCGGCTTCTCGAAGTGCCTGTCGTTCTTGTTCCTTTTTAGAAATACGGCTGCGCTGAAAACGATCAACCCCAAAAACCATAAAGCCCAGCATTCCAACTCCTAAAGAGTAGGCCCACCAGGTTCTGTACCACGGAGGTAAAATGGTTAATCCAATTGTGGCTCCTTCGTGATTCCAGACTCCATCCGCATTCGCTGCTTTCACTTTAAAAGTATATTCCCCTTCCGGAAGATTGGTGTAGGTTGCCGAACGTTTGTTGCCGGCATCAATCCAGTCCGGGTCAAATCCCTCCAGTTGGTAGGAGTAGGTATTCATTTTGGGGTTGGCATAATGCAGGGCCACATAGTCAAAAGTTACTTCATTTTGGTAATAGGGAAGAGTAATTTTTTGAGTATTACTGAGTGCATCCTTGAGCGGAGAATCAGGTCCGGGCACTACGGGTTTGTTGAATATTTTAAAATCAGAAAGCACTACCTGAGGTGGGATTTCATTCACATGCAGCTGTTCGGGAACAAAAGCCGTAACTCCTTCGCCACTGCCAAAATACATAACTCCGTTATTTCCTTTGAAATAACCGTTCTGAGAATATTCCAGTGCCATAAGTCCGTCATCGAGCCCGTAATTTCTAAACGTCTCAGTGGCAGGGTCAAAATTAGAGATGCCTTTATTGGAGCTCATCCAAAGGGTGTTGTTATTATCCACCAACAAGCCATATAGCGAATTATTAGAAAGACCTTGTTCCTCGGTAAAATGCGTAGCCTTGCCGGTTTGTATATCAAAGCGGTTCAGCCCACCATTTGAGGTAGCCAGCCAAAGTGTACCCGGATCATTATTCAGCTGGGTTATGCTTTGTATTTGACTGTTGTTGATGGTTGTTGAATCGGTAGGTTTATAGGTAGAAGCTACAGTTGCAATACCGTCGGGTGTTATTTGGAGTAAACCTAAAGTAGTACCTGCCCACAACATGCTGTCTTCAGCCATATGCAAACTCAAAACGGGAGGGCCGAAATCGGTTTTTAATTCTTCCTGAGGAAGGGGGATATGTTCATACTCTCCGGTGATTGAATTAAAGCGATCGAGCCCGCCAATGCTGCCAATCCAGAAGACGTCCTCATCAGTTGCGGTTGGTACGATCGCAAAAAGGCTGTTTCGGCCCTGGTTCCCATCAATCCGCGGGTGGCGGAAATAAGTAGATTTTTTAGTTGTGCGATCGAATAAACTCAGCCCACCGCTGGTGCCTATCCAAAAACGACCATTAGCATCTTCATGGAATACCCGTATGGATCCAAATATTAATGATGTGGTATCATCAGGGTTAGAAGTATAATGAGAGACTTTCCCGGTGTTGATGTCGAATTCAGTGAGGATATCACCCGCAGACCCGATATCTGTTCCTACCCACAAAGTTCCTTCGCTATCTTCAAAAACACCCCATACAATACCCGGGGAGATGGTTTGGTCATCATCAGGGTTATTCTTCAGGTGAGTGAAATTTACCGCGCCGGGATTAAAGGCGGAAAGCCCCCTGGTTGCTGTACCCACCCAGATGGTTCCGGAACGGTCGGCATACATCGATGTAGCAAAATTATCGCTGAGGCTATTTGGGTCTCGCTGATTGTTACGATAAGAAGTGAATTCACGGTCAACGATGTCGAAGCGGGCAACACCTGTTCCAGGGCCGGCCACCCATAATACATTTGGATTCTCTGGATCAGGCACAACCTGATGAAGAAAGTTAAGCGGGTTGACGTTCTCTCCGTCATTGGGTTCAATCAGATATCGCTCAAAGTCCCCGGTTTTGCTATCCAAAAATACCAGTCCATTTCCGGTTGCCAGCCACAAAGCACCGGGTATATCAGGTGAGAGATATTGATCCAAAACATTCTGAGGGGCTCCATAAAACTCACGGCCATCTATATCAAACAAAAAGCGGGTGATTTCATAAGTATCCGGGTGAATTCTTGAAATGCCATTAGTGCCACCGGCCCAAAGATTGCCTTCAGAGTCTTCGTTAATCCAAAAGACAGTTTGGCTTGCAATTGTTGTTGGATCTTCATGGTCATGCTGGTACCGTATGAATGTGCCGTCTTCACCAGCGGGCATACGATTCAGTCCATCTCCAAAGGTGCCCACCCACAGGTTCCCCCGGCTGTCTTCGAACGGCATAAAAGCACGGTCGCTGGAAATACTGGTAGAGTCATTCGGGTCGTGAACGAACTTCGTGAATTTTCCTGTAGCCTGATTCAGTCGGTTTAATCCACCGCCTTCTGTTGTAACCCAAATATCCCCGTTTGCTGATTCATCCATCCCCCAAACCCAGTTCTCGGAAAGAGACGTGGTATCGAAAGGAGTTTGCTTGTACACTTTAAATTCATAGCCATCGTAGCGGTGGAGACCACCCTGAGTAGCAATCCAGAGAAACCCCTTACTATCCTGCATAATGGTATTTGCACTGGCCTGATTCATCCCATCGCTGAGCCCGGTATGCTCAAAGCGCAGGGAAGGAGCTTCACTTTGTAAAAGCGTGGGTTTTATTTCCTGTTCGGTTTGGGCATGAACAGAAGTTACCAGGCCTACAGAAGCAGCCAGGCAAATAATGCCGGTTTTAAAAGATAGTATGTTTTTTTTGCTCATCGTTTATCCCCCCGGGGATAATTTAATGGTGAGACATGTACCCTCATGTTGGTTAGTGGAAACTTCTAAAAAACCACCGTGTGCTTTAATAATGTCGTTGGTAATGCTTAACCCCAACCCCGTACCTTCGGTGCCCTTCTTTGTCGTGAAAAAAGGCTGAAGAATCTTTTCCTTTATATCTGGTGAAATACCCGGACCATTATCCTCAATTTCTATGAAAGTTGCTTGATTCTTCTCATAGGTCCTCACCGTCAGCTTTGGCTTATATTCTTTACCCTCACTTCCTGAAAGCTGTGGGCTGCCAACTGACAGCTTTTCCCTCATCGCATCAAAGGCATTATTACACAAATTGATTATCACCCGGCTAAAATCTTCAGGAATCAGCGGTACTTCTCCGATCGAATCATCCAGCTCAAAATCCATAGCTACGTTTATGGGATTCTTGCTTGCCCTCATACCATGGAAGGAGAGATTTACAAATTCTTTAACCAATGCATTCAAATCCGTAGGCTCCATCTTTCCGGAACCACCCCGGCTATGCTCCAGCATTGATTTGACGATAGAATCAGCCCGTGTACCGTGTACATGAATTTTGCGGAGATTCTTGTCAATATCATTCAGGTTATCATTGGCCTCCTTAATACGCCCTTTATCCTCCGCTGAAAGCTGATCGCTGAGAGCTGAAAGCTCCTCTTTTGTCTCTTCTATCAACTCCACACTCAACTCCGAAAAATTATTCACAAAATTCAGCGGGTTCTTAATCTCGTGGGCAATGCCGGCGGTGAGTTGTCCAAGGGAAGCCAGTTTTTCCTGCTGTATAAGCTGTTCTTGTGTAGCCTGCAGGTTTTCAAGACTTTCTTCCAATTCCCTGGTTCGTTTTTTGACAAGATTTTCCATAGTGCCATATAATTCGCCATATCGATGGGAGATAAACAGGCTTAAACCAAAAGGGATGGAGGAAAATGCTAATGTCGTATTTAAATAAGACAAGAAGCTTGAAAGGGTATATACTCCTAAAACTTCCAGCCAATAAATGATCACACAAATGATAGACGCTAATATTCCGCCTGCAATATAAACCAGCCCGGTTTTTTTTCTGCGATATGCAACTCGGATCAGGAAGGCACTCAATACAAACGATATAAATAAAACACCCAGTGCTGAATAAGCCAGGTAAAAATCAAAATGATAAATCAGTGCATAAGCCAGAAAAACCCAGGCAAAATGAATTACCTGGTAGTAGTTCTTTAACCGGAACAGCAGGGCTATCACAAAAGGAAGAATGGTAAATGGAAATGCGCATAACAGGTTCCAGGTATAATCTGCAAGAATATAGCCTAATGTCTTGTACTCAATGAAAGCAAAACTGTGCACAGTCAGGCTTCCTATAAGTAAACATAAAATGACGAGTATGATTACAGGGTTGGAGGGGTCTTCAGGAAACTTCAGGTAGAGCATTAAATGAATTAGAAATAGCATCAATAAAATGCCTCCGGTAAAAGAAGCCGTAAATATTCTAAAATCAATTTCGGCAGATAAGTACTTATTGTAGGAAGCAGTGGAAAAACCCATAGTAAAACCCAAATCTGTAGCTGTCTTTCCAAATAACTGTTGATATGGTTTTGCCTGGTGGAATGAGTATCTGACGGCCAATGTGTGTATCCCTCCGGGTTCAATACTGACAGACTCTTTGAGCTTAGTGTTTGGTGAAAAAGTGGTTTCGCTTTCAGGATGAACCGAGAAGATTCCATAATTTTTTATGAGTTTCCCATCCAGATAGACCTCAGCGGCTCCAAATCCGTAAAAATAAAGGTTCCAGTTTTCTTTATAGAAAGCACTGTCGGCAATAAACTGAATTCTCCACCATCCGTAACCCGGCCAGAGTGAATCCGGCATTTCGCTTGCCCGGAGCCCGCCCGGCGGGATATTATGCCATGAGGAATCATTAAAATCAGGATCAGCCCATTCCGGGTTATCACCGGGGTGGTACCTCCAGGATTTATCGAACTTGGGAGAGCTTAAAAGCAGTCGGCCGGTATCAGTTACATCAGCCATTTCGATAGCAGTCAAAGTTGTGTCCTGGTGGACAGGGTTTTCAGCTATGCCCACAGAAAGAAGTAACCCGAAAAATATGGCTAAAGTATTCATGGCACTGTATTTAATTGTACTATAAAACAGGTGCCATTACCATTCGTATTAATACGTATTTCCCCGCCGTGGGCTTTTACAATATCATTAGTGATGCTAAGCCCCAACCCGGTTCCCTCTGTACCTTTCTTGGTCGTAAAAAATGGTTGTAATATCTTACTTCTCATCTCCTCCGGAATTCCCGGTCCGTTGTCTTCAATCTCAATAGATACTTTCCCGTTTTGAAAGGAAGTCCGCACCGTTAGTTTTGCCCTATATTCTTTACCACCACTTTCTGAATGCTGTCGTCTGTCAGCTGACAGCTTTTCCCTCATCGCATCAAAGGCATTGTTGCACAGGTTCACGATCACCCGGCTGAAATCTTCGGCAATCAGCGGTACTTCTCCGATCGAATCATCCAGCTCAAAATCCATAGCTACATTTATGGGATTCTTGCTTGCTCTCATCCCGTGGAAGGAGAGGTTCACAAATTCTTTGACCAAAGCATTCAAATCGGTAGGCTCCATCTTTCCGGAACCACCCCGGCTGTGTTCCAGCATGGATTTAACGATGGAGTCAGCCCGTGATCCATGCTCATGAATTTTGCGGAGATTCATGTCAATGTCCTTCAGTATTTCATGAGCCTCTTTAATACGCCCTTTATCCTCAGCTGAAAGCTGATCACTGAGAGCTGACAGCTCCTCCTTCGTCTCTTCAATCAACTCCACACTTAACTCCGAAAAATTATTCACAAAATTCAGCGGGTTTTTAATCTCATGAGCGATGCCGGCGGTGAGTTGCCCAAGCGAAGCCAGTTTTTCCTGCTGAACCAATTGCTCCTGGGCCGCTCGCAGTTCATTTAATGCCGACTGCAGTTTTTGATAGGCTTCTGCATTTTGAACGGCAATACCTACGTTGGCTGCAATAGTGGAGAGCAAACGAAGGTCAGTTTCGCTGAATCGGTTTTCCTGTTCCTTACTTTGAACGCTGATTACCCCCAGTGATTTTTTACCGGCCAGGATGGGAACTCCAAGGTAAGACTCCACCATTTCCCCTTTCTTCTCAGCCTTAATTTTATCGTAGGTTTCATCGAGGTCGTGGTTCACCAGCAGTGGCTCTTTGCTGGTGATGATTTTTTCGGTGATTCCATTTCCAAAAGGCCGCGATTCTGATTTATCTCCATAGTAATATGGAAAATGAAGCAGGTCTGATTTCTTATCATGAATAGCCAGGTAAACAATGTCTGCTTTAAATGTTTCCCGCATCTTTTCCCCAACCAGTTTAAAAAGCGCATCCACTTCCAGCTGCGATACAATCGCCTTACTGATACTGTTCACGGTTTGAAGTTCGGCGGCTCGCTGCTCGGTTTCCCCCAATAGCCGGGTGGTTTCGTTAAACAATCGGGCATTTTCAAGCGCTACACTCATACTGTTTGTGAGGGTGGTAAGCAGGCGAACATCTGATTCTGTAAACGCGTGCTCCTTTTCTACATTCTGAAGGCTGATGGAGCCCATTACTTTATCACCCACGATCATTGGTACAAAGATGGCTGCCTTGGGAGGTAACCCCTTACTAATACCATGATCGGTGTCTCCGTATTTTTTAGCCGTTTCTACATAATCTTCATTAATAAGTAATGCTTCTTTGGTTTTGATGAGATGTTTATTTGCCCAGATAAATGGCCGGGGTTCTAGATAAAGACGTTCCCCATTTTCAACGGCGTATTCCCAGGTCTCAATTTCTTTGTCATGGTCGAAAGTACGGATGAGCATTGTTTGGGTATTCAGAACCTCACAAATGCGGTTGCCAACCAGGCTGTAGATGGCCTGCATGTCCATTTCCCGCACCAATCCTTCCTGCACACTGTTGATTACGGCCAGCTCGGCATTACGCTGTTCGGTTTCAGCCAGCAGACGGTTGGTTTCATTAAAAAGGCGGGCATTTTCGAGGGCCACCGTCATACTGTTAACCAAGGTGGTAAGTAAACTTACGTCGGAAGAAGAGAAAGCATTCTCCCGGTCCAGGTTTTGAAGGGTCACATACCCGCGAACGGTATCACCCACAATCATTGGTACATATACTGCAGACTTTGCCAATTTTGTTCCGGGTACAGGCTTGAATGGTTTCTTATTTATCCTTGCCATTTCAGCTGCTGCATTCTCATTAATCAGCAGCGTCGATTTATCTTCAATAATTTTAGCTCTAAGCCTGTCGTATAATCTTGATTTTGGGTAAAGCCTTTCCCCGTCTTCAAATACATACTTAAATAGTTCTTTCTTCACTTCGTGATTAAAAGTAACCACACCGGTTACCTGGGCATCAAAAAGATCTCTAATTCGGGAACCCACTAAATCATAGATACCCTGCATGTCCATTTCAGCAACAAGGCCCTGTTGTACACTATTTATAACGGCAAGCTCTGCATTTCGCTGTTCGGTTTCGTTAAAAAGACGTGCATTTTCCAGCGC
Proteins encoded:
- a CDS encoding murein transglycosylase domain-containing protein, coding for MKTSLFFGLVILFFSSTHITAQDASLTWEEYRQQRQQQLDQIQAAQDSALHQNIADYEAFVFQHEMEFNSFRDDMLRQWGDFKERTKTNWIEYQNGGKVRWDVDFEDGEGTIEVLADENDTEDSLLITIENTVLDLISSKGTESELPDETEKEVMQEPVLAGQVDIPEDMDSLQYAKEVAEQTEIKEVEAEDGTIRKVAVLNLQLVPDHLRTRAEKFRKEVETYSDKYEIDPTLVLAIIHTESFFNPMAKSHANALGLMQIVPRTAGRDVYRVLNGEDAIPSAEYLFNPDQNVHFGSTYIDILMNRYMRGIEDRTVHEYLVICAYNTGAGNVARAYINSTNFNNARDTINGMSAQENYDYLLANLPWDETKNYLKKVTERRAQYKEWMSTDD
- a CDS encoding zinc-dependent metalloprotease, encoding MKKILLFLSLIVLVPAWANAQKGDKDKKEEDKFTELTKDAEHIEGFFDLYKTDDALYLTVTEEQLNNDFLMNFEIEQGIGSSGLYGGTMLSVFEGLLVRLEKQEGKLMLVQKPHRYVAEEGTPEAVSVELGYGNSILETAKVETTNDDGVMLVNVYDWFVGDLSNIGQRVSFVVSSRPGQPGRASFDKSRSYLKAVKSFPMNTNVTAQLTFNNSELGGPRTVADSRYIPVSIHYTMAELPEEPMSPRMADDRTGFFMTVHKDFTDDDDDTFFKRYVNKWRLECDGAPGADGLCDPVEPITYYIDHTVPEAYREAMMEGVEEWSKAFEAAGFRDAVQAEMLPEGVEPEDIRYATLRWNVSDQPGYGAIGPSVVDPRTGEILDADILFEANMILGDKEEYREMVEPRAAIDEIYNVSAEEVAMSSRSEMKSFYTEMAMQLDMVKGLLVARGQIASNDPVPKEFTDQALRWVTMHEVGHTLGLRHNFRSSVDTPLDKLYDTEWTEENGVFSSTMDYPTVNLSPQGEDNDGHYYNTSVGSYDRWVISYGYTPDDEKAAEIARMAAQPGHAYGTDEDARGSGAIDPHVNVYDLGADPLAWGKGRAALLRDLIPEVPEIALADNMPYYEATDLFNTYFFQYVRALGPTVKYIGGQYQYRDHVGDPDARMPFVQIPLEKQQEALDMIIEYALAEDAFELPQEVYQQFGADRWSHWGNSNTYGGRIDYPLHQYLLGVQSSLLEALLDGTRLARIRDTEVKFGEENTITIPELMGTITNAVWSEVWAAPGSNISSNRRDVQRAYLDLMIEIVTDAPSDMPADARSVARAQLSDLNNRITRRLTPPYSFDAYTEAHLREVKARVDKALDAGLSLEN
- a CDS encoding SpoIIE family protein phosphatase codes for the protein MEKHRILVVDDEPDLQMLILQRFRKQIKEDEYEFFFAENGEEALEMLSESHNISLVLSDINMPRMDGLTFLTETQKLENPTFKTVIVSAYGDMDNIRTAMNRGAFDFVTKPIDFTDLNATIEKTLKEIQLIQDGIQHKKTLEAVQTDLETAARIQQKMLPQEFPPFPDRSEFSIYAEMYTAKQVGGDFYDFFMLDEHHLGFVCADVSGKGVPASLYMAVSRTTIKAIASQIQDPALCLSTVNTMLIPESDLTTFVTAFYGVMDVRTGKVQYCNGGHNLPYIVRNDGTIEEVETTEGILLGKIEPFNFETKEFTLEPGEKILLFTDGVTEATAVDGSMYEEPRLEAFLEKHSKDNINKLVRSLIVDVLKFMGKADQSDDITVLSVGYNG
- a CDS encoding response regulator, which produces MKFLVVDDEKDVEMLFRQKFRKEIRSNALELEFAFSGDEAIEILRSNHPPEVVYIFSDINMPGMSGLELLEKVKTDFPQIKVSMISAYGDQHNYDKAMESGAKAFFTKPIDFEELREEINQLIHQ